One Chromobacterium paludis genomic window carries:
- a CDS encoding pilus assembly protein: MRSRSQAGGSLLMIMALLSLLAMLVLSSAQLILSARASTVNAQERSRTEVVAHQALSGAERWIRQWDGLSDMASLADEPAKLYGHGAPFAPNCHGSHGKGMCEPTMPPEKQAHGGVPLLHPCGNSREYPLEPSLPQWQCPQGVRSGRLVWANPRFVVELIDPRFGAAAGAPARLYRVTVRAWGRSRYSVVTLQSWYRVDGAGLGHRLGWTEKGR; this comes from the coding sequence ATGAGGAGCAGATCGCAAGCCGGCGGCAGTTTGCTGATGATCATGGCTTTGCTGTCGCTGCTGGCCATGCTGGTGTTGTCGTCGGCGCAGCTGATCTTGAGCGCGCGCGCCTCGACCGTCAACGCGCAGGAGCGTAGCCGGACGGAGGTGGTGGCGCATCAGGCCTTGAGCGGCGCGGAGCGATGGATCAGGCAATGGGATGGCCTGAGCGATATGGCGAGCCTGGCGGATGAGCCGGCTAAGCTGTACGGGCATGGCGCGCCGTTTGCGCCCAACTGCCACGGCAGCCATGGCAAGGGCATGTGCGAGCCCACGATGCCGCCGGAAAAGCAGGCCCATGGCGGCGTGCCCCTGTTGCACCCTTGCGGCAACAGCCGGGAATACCCGTTGGAACCTTCCCTGCCGCAGTGGCAATGCCCGCAGGGCGTGCGCAGTGGCCGCCTGGTCTGGGCCAATCCGCGCTTCGTGGTGGAGTTGATTGATCCGCGTTTTGGCGCCGCGGCCGGGGCGCCTGCCCGCTTGTATCGGGTTACGGTGCGAGCCTGGGGGCGCAGCCGCTACAGCGTGGTGACCTTGCAGAGCTGGTATCGGGTGGATGGCGCCGGCCTGGGGCATAGGCTCGGCTGGACGGAGAAGGGGAGATGA
- a CDS encoding PilW family protein, whose amino-acid sequence MSGSCVPSRQRGSLLLGMLLATALGALVTAWALSSLAQADQSARSAARMLERRQQAAWALRLLARDVARHRRFGCVSQLWTAQDFADGHWTLSLPGRHLAHGQLALDAQHKLSSMALLPEAQAGAAAWPQSVLSSCAGMVALTAASAQWLGGSGSPSLQLTPPLLVQATDQAEGLHAPSLQLWLPLERHYQLSGGRLRVWERLGGLSAGEPRVLLDGVAGIKLLLQVRAGCADGDGWRWLAPSALTAETAKRVGGARLELAWRPRADQATAEVLSREQALTPLGCGGET is encoded by the coding sequence ATGTCTGGCTCTTGCGTCCCTAGCCGGCAGCGCGGTTCGCTGCTGCTGGGCATGCTGCTGGCGACCGCCCTGGGCGCGCTGGTGACGGCTTGGGCCTTGTCCTCGCTGGCTCAGGCGGATCAGTCGGCGCGAAGCGCCGCCAGGATGCTGGAGCGCCGCCAGCAGGCGGCCTGGGCCTTGCGTCTGCTGGCGAGGGATGTGGCGCGTCACCGTCGTTTCGGCTGCGTGAGCCAGCTCTGGACGGCCCAGGATTTCGCAGACGGACATTGGACATTGAGCCTGCCCGGCCGCCATCTGGCGCATGGCCAACTGGCGCTGGATGCGCAACACAAGCTGAGCAGCATGGCGCTCTTGCCGGAAGCGCAGGCGGGCGCCGCCGCTTGGCCGCAGAGCGTGCTGAGCAGCTGCGCGGGGATGGTGGCGCTGACGGCGGCCTCGGCGCAATGGCTGGGCGGGAGCGGCTCGCCCAGCCTGCAGTTGACGCCGCCCCTGCTGGTGCAGGCAACGGACCAGGCCGAGGGCCTGCATGCCCCGTCGTTGCAGCTGTGGCTGCCGCTGGAGCGTCATTACCAGCTGAGCGGCGGCCGGTTGCGGGTTTGGGAGCGGTTGGGCGGCTTGAGCGCGGGAGAGCCGCGGGTTCTGCTCGACGGCGTGGCCGGGATCAAATTGCTGTTGCAGGTTCGCGCCGGCTGCGCGGATGGCGATGGCTGGCGGTGGCTGGCCCCATCGGCATTGACGGCGGAAACGGCGAAGAGAGTGGGCGGCGCGCGCTTGGAGTTGGCGTGGCGGCCGCGTGCCGATCAAGCAACGGCCGAGGTGCTGAGCCGGGAGCAGGCTTTGACGCCATTGGGCTGTGGAGGCGAGACATGA
- a CDS encoding prepilin-type N-terminal cleavage/methylation domain-containing protein, which produces MLAPERGFSLLETMVALAIWLVALLALAGVQARALQDAREAALRSHIDAAVENLAQAIQARPESHWVHYLETAYDDHAASPDCPLQCDPARQAEADLSRFKQALRNRSSMAEQARGVVCRGDVKTLPTQAKPGCGAAGPVSIRVVWRSRHGRSWQEHADVWLLRP; this is translated from the coding sequence ATGCTTGCGCCTGAGCGGGGGTTCAGCCTGCTGGAAACCATGGTGGCATTGGCCATCTGGCTAGTGGCCCTGCTCGCGCTGGCCGGCGTGCAGGCCCGAGCCTTGCAGGATGCGCGAGAGGCGGCGTTGCGCAGCCACATCGATGCGGCGGTGGAAAATCTGGCCCAGGCCATTCAGGCGCGGCCGGAGAGTCACTGGGTACACTATCTGGAAACCGCTTACGACGACCATGCCGCCTCGCCGGATTGCCCGCTCCAGTGCGATCCGGCGCGGCAGGCGGAGGCTGATCTGTCCCGTTTCAAGCAGGCGTTGCGCAATCGCTCCAGCATGGCGGAGCAGGCCAGGGGCGTGGTGTGCCGCGGCGACGTCAAAACGCTGCCTACGCAGGCCAAGCCAGGCTGCGGCGCGGCCGGGCCCGTCTCGATCCGGGTGGTCTGGCGCAGCCGTCATGGCCGGTCTTGGCAGGAGCATGCCGATGTCTGGCTCTTGCGTCCCTAG
- a CDS encoding GspH/FimT family pseudopilin: MGANGQAGITLLELLSTVSIAAILCALAVPTLGRALDRQRLQGHGLLLLGSVQHARGEALRRNQPVYLCAANLKKNLELQGCQASQPGASQRWGEGGLVYADHGADNAAYDGGERLKLAIFDPRVQVWAPVAQLVWLPDGQLQPEAGVAFRLRAGDQCLLVSIAADGRASLGSVDDACA, translated from the coding sequence ATGGGGGCGAATGGCCAGGCCGGCATCACACTGCTGGAGCTGCTGTCCACGGTGAGCATTGCGGCCATTCTTTGCGCGCTGGCGGTGCCGACGCTGGGCCGGGCGCTGGACAGGCAGCGCTTGCAAGGCCATGGCCTGTTGCTGCTTGGCAGCGTCCAGCATGCCCGCGGCGAGGCGCTGCGCCGCAATCAACCGGTTTATCTGTGCGCGGCCAACTTGAAGAAGAATCTGGAGCTGCAAGGCTGTCAGGCCTCGCAGCCGGGCGCGAGCCAGCGCTGGGGGGAGGGCGGGCTGGTCTACGCGGATCACGGCGCGGACAACGCCGCTTACGATGGGGGCGAACGGCTGAAGCTGGCGATATTCGATCCGCGCGTCCAGGTCTGGGCGCCGGTGGCGCAACTGGTCTGGTTGCCCGACGGGCAATTGCAGCCGGAGGCGGGCGTCGCATTCCGGCTGCGCGCCGGCGATCAATGCCTGCTGGTGAGCATCGCGGCGGATGGCCGCGCCAGCCTGGGGAGTGTGGACGATGCTTGCGCCTGA
- the polA gene encoding DNA polymerase I, translating into MKTLLLIDGSSYLYRAFHAMPDLRSPDGRPVGAVYGMVNMLRRLEKEVEFDYSACVFDAKGKTFRDDLYPEYKANRPSMPEELASQITAVHEVVQASGWPMLVVPGVEADDVIGTLARAAAAAGMKVIVSTGDKDMAQLVTPDITLVNTMTNELLDEAGVKEKFGVPPALIIDYLTLIGDKVDNVPGVDKCGPKTAVKWLEQYGSLDAIVAQADSVGGKVGENLRAALDWLPMGKRLITIDCAVDLTTDLPHGLPGLQHGQKDKPRLAELFLDLGFRTFYREVTEGSEMPAIAQRQEDTPAAQNDLFGGADEPATVAPSGAANIERHYETILNEAQLDAWLEKLAAAKVVSFDTETTSLDPMQARIVGVSFSVEAGHAAYLPLAHHYAGAPEQLPLDAALARLKPWLEDADKKKCGQNLKYDSHVLANHGIALRGIVDDSMLASYVLESHQRHNMDDLARRHLGEDTVSYEDICGKGAKQIGFGEVDVDIAANYAAEDADITLRLNQHFANQLSGDLEKVYRDIELPVAEVLFKMERHGVLIDRDKLAAQSHQLGSQMLELEQQAYELAGQPFNLNSPKQLQEILFGKLAIPTKGVKKTPSGGYSTDESVLEQLALDHPLPKRILEYRGLAKLKSTYTDKLPALIYPQTGRVHTTYAQAVAITGRLSSNDPNLQNIPVRTAEGRRVREAFIAPAGWQIVSADYSQIELRIMAHLSGDEGMLQAFASGEDIHRATAAEVFGVDLGAVTSDQRRAAKAINFGLIYGMSAFGLAAQLDIERSAAQQYIDRYFMRYPGVAEYMQTTREKAREQGYVETVFGRRLYLPDIKLSNPARRAGAERAAINAPMQGTAADLIKLAMIAVQNWLEGDSLQSKLIMQVHDELVLEVPQAELDRVKRRLPEIMAGAAELKVPLLAEVGAGDSWEAAH; encoded by the coding sequence ATGAAAACATTGTTATTAATTGACGGCTCTTCTTACTTGTACCGCGCCTTTCACGCGATGCCCGATTTGCGATCCCCGGATGGCCGCCCGGTGGGGGCTGTCTATGGCATGGTCAACATGCTCAGGCGGCTGGAGAAGGAAGTTGAATTCGATTATAGCGCCTGCGTCTTCGACGCGAAGGGCAAGACCTTCCGCGACGACCTGTACCCCGAATACAAGGCCAATCGCCCGTCCATGCCCGAGGAGCTGGCTTCCCAGATTACGGCGGTCCATGAGGTGGTGCAAGCTTCCGGCTGGCCCATGCTGGTGGTGCCTGGGGTGGAGGCGGACGATGTGATCGGCACGCTGGCGCGCGCGGCGGCGGCAGCCGGCATGAAGGTGATCGTCTCCACCGGCGACAAGGACATGGCCCAGCTGGTGACGCCGGACATCACCCTGGTCAACACCATGACCAACGAGCTGTTGGATGAGGCGGGCGTCAAGGAGAAGTTCGGCGTGCCGCCTGCGCTCATCATCGACTACCTGACCCTGATCGGCGACAAGGTGGATAACGTGCCCGGCGTCGACAAGTGCGGGCCCAAGACCGCGGTCAAGTGGCTGGAGCAGTACGGCAGCCTGGACGCCATCGTCGCCCAGGCCGACAGCGTGGGCGGCAAAGTGGGCGAAAACCTGCGCGCGGCGCTGGACTGGCTGCCCATGGGCAAGCGGCTGATCACCATCGATTGCGCGGTGGATCTGACGACAGACCTGCCGCACGGTTTGCCCGGCCTGCAGCACGGCCAGAAGGACAAGCCGCGGCTGGCCGAGCTGTTCCTGGACCTGGGCTTCCGCACCTTCTACCGCGAGGTGACCGAGGGTTCGGAGATGCCGGCCATCGCTCAAAGGCAGGAGGATACGCCGGCCGCGCAAAATGATCTGTTCGGCGGCGCCGATGAGCCGGCCACCGTCGCGCCCTCCGGCGCCGCGAATATCGAGCGCCATTACGAAACCATATTGAACGAAGCGCAGCTGGACGCTTGGCTGGAAAAACTGGCGGCGGCCAAGGTGGTGTCCTTCGACACCGAAACCACCAGCTTGGATCCGATGCAGGCGCGCATCGTCGGCGTCAGCTTCTCGGTGGAGGCAGGCCACGCCGCCTATCTGCCGCTGGCGCACCATTATGCCGGCGCGCCGGAACAATTGCCGCTGGACGCGGCCCTGGCCAGGCTCAAGCCGTGGCTGGAGGACGCGGACAAGAAGAAGTGCGGACAAAACCTGAAATACGACAGCCATGTGCTGGCCAACCACGGCATCGCCCTGCGCGGCATCGTCGATGATTCGATGTTGGCCTCCTACGTGCTGGAAAGCCACCAGCGCCACAATATGGACGACCTGGCGCGCCGCCATCTGGGCGAGGACACCGTCAGCTACGAGGACATCTGCGGCAAGGGCGCCAAGCAGATCGGCTTCGGCGAGGTGGACGTCGACATCGCCGCCAATTACGCGGCCGAAGACGCCGACATCACGCTGCGCTTGAACCAGCACTTCGCCAACCAATTGAGCGGCGATCTGGAAAAGGTCTACCGCGACATCGAGCTGCCGGTGGCCGAGGTGCTGTTCAAGATGGAACGGCATGGCGTGCTGATCGACCGCGACAAGCTGGCCGCGCAGAGCCACCAGCTGGGCAGCCAGATGCTGGAGCTGGAGCAGCAGGCGTATGAGCTGGCCGGCCAGCCTTTCAATTTGAATTCGCCCAAGCAGCTGCAGGAAATCCTGTTCGGCAAGCTGGCCATCCCCACCAAGGGCGTCAAGAAGACGCCGAGCGGCGGCTATTCCACCGATGAATCGGTGCTGGAGCAGCTGGCGCTGGACCACCCCTTGCCCAAACGCATTCTGGAATACCGAGGGCTGGCCAAACTGAAGTCCACGTATACCGATAAATTGCCCGCGCTGATTTATCCACAGACCGGCCGCGTGCACACGACTTATGCACAGGCGGTGGCGATCACCGGCCGTTTGTCCAGCAACGATCCCAATCTGCAGAACATCCCGGTGCGCACCGCCGAGGGCCGCCGCGTGCGCGAAGCCTTCATCGCGCCGGCCGGCTGGCAGATCGTGTCGGCCGACTATTCGCAGATCGAGCTGCGCATCATGGCCCACCTGTCCGGCGACGAAGGCATGCTGCAGGCTTTCGCCAGCGGCGAGGACATCCACCGCGCCACCGCGGCGGAGGTGTTCGGCGTAGATCTCGGCGCGGTGACATCGGACCAGCGCCGCGCCGCCAAGGCGATCAACTTCGGCCTGATCTACGGCATGAGCGCGTTTGGCCTCGCCGCTCAGCTCGACATCGAGCGCAGCGCCGCCCAGCAGTACATCGACCGCTACTTCATGCGCTACCCGGGCGTGGCCGAGTACATGCAAACCACGCGCGAGAAGGCGCGCGAGCAGGGCTATGTCGAAACCGTGTTTGGCCGTCGTCTGTATCTGCCGGACATCAAACTATCCAATCCGGCCCGTCGCGCCGGCGCCGAGCGCGCGGCGATCAACGCGCCGATGCAGGGCACGGCGGCCGATTTGATCAAGCTGGCGATGATCGCGGTGCAAAACTGGCTGGAGGGCGACAGCCTGCAAAGCAAGCTGATCATGCAAGTACACGACGAACTGGTGCTGGAAGTGCCGCAGGCCGAGCTGGATCGGGTCAAGCGTCGCCTGCCGGAAATCATGGCCGGCGCTGCCGAACTGAAAGTGCCGCTGCTGGCCGAGGTCGGGGCCGGCGACAGCTGGGAGGCGGCTCACTGA
- a CDS encoding LOG family protein, which yields MSLSDKLPQTSDRHAMMQRFRSREAWHVMKILSEFVESAEELQGITPAVSIFGSARTPRDHKYYKLTEEVARRLSDSGFSVISGGGPGIMEAANKGAFYGRSPSVALNIVLPHEQKPNDYQDLSVKFNHFFSRKVMFVKHAIAYVVMPGGFGTLDEMFEALTLIQTGKSRNIPIILCCHEFWAGLLDWVKDRLVSEGMINPDDLNLIQLIDDPQQIVDTIFKHYETRGFDALPEEREQLLNL from the coding sequence ATGAGCTTGTCCGATAAATTGCCGCAAACCAGCGACCGCCACGCCATGATGCAGCGTTTCCGCTCGCGCGAAGCCTGGCATGTGATGAAGATACTGTCGGAGTTTGTCGAGTCGGCCGAGGAACTGCAAGGCATCACTCCGGCGGTGAGCATATTCGGCAGCGCGCGCACGCCGCGCGACCACAAATATTACAAATTGACCGAGGAGGTGGCGCGCCGGCTGTCCGACTCCGGCTTCTCGGTGATATCCGGCGGCGGCCCCGGCATCATGGAAGCCGCCAATAAAGGCGCATTCTACGGCAGAAGCCCGTCGGTCGCGCTCAACATCGTATTGCCGCACGAACAAAAACCCAACGACTACCAGGACCTGTCGGTCAAGTTCAACCACTTTTTCAGCCGCAAGGTCATGTTCGTCAAGCACGCCATCGCCTATGTGGTGATGCCGGGCGGCTTTGGCACCCTGGACGAGATGTTCGAGGCCTTAACGCTGATACAGACCGGCAAAAGCCGCAATATTCCCATCATTCTGTGCTGCCATGAATTCTGGGCCGGCCTGCTGGACTGGGTCAAAGACAGGCTGGTCAGCGAGGGCATGATCAACCCCGACGATCTGAACCTGATCCAGTTGATAGACGATCCTCAACAGATCGTCGACACCATTTTCAAGCACTACGAAACCCGCGGCTTCGACGCGCTGCCGGAAGAGCGCGAACAACTGCTCAATCTATAA
- a CDS encoding DUF2782 domain-containing protein, with protein sequence MRRLIALLAVLPLLPAFAAEAPSPAAKAVVPPPPVITQDNAAEPEPEVRLIQKGDEKIEEYRLNGHLYMVKVTPSHGVPYYLVDDNGSGTMRQVDPATRIVIPRWVLVRF encoded by the coding sequence ATGCGCCGCCTCATCGCCCTGCTTGCCGTCCTGCCGCTGCTGCCGGCCTTCGCCGCCGAAGCTCCCTCGCCAGCCGCCAAAGCCGTGGTGCCGCCGCCGCCGGTCATCACCCAGGACAACGCCGCCGAGCCGGAGCCGGAAGTCCGCCTGATCCAGAAGGGCGACGAGAAAATCGAAGAGTATCGGCTGAACGGCCATCTCTACATGGTCAAGGTCACGCCGTCTCATGGCGTGCCGTATTATCTGGTAGACGACAACGGCTCAGGCACGATGCGCCAGGTGGACCCGGCCACCCGCATCGTGATCCCGCGCTGGGTGCTGGTGCGGTTCTAA
- the thrB gene encoding homoserine kinase: protein MSVYTTVSRDSLQQWLQGYALGQLVDFQGIAAGITNTNYFVTTTQGRYVLTLFETLQLEELPYFLSLMSHLDKHGVACPAPIADNADRFASLLAGKPACLVSCLAGRDVNHPNATQCRAVGKMLAQLHKAGATFPQKMRNPRGPRWWSRTAQLLYPQLPSDSAEALREEIQFQDSHRFDHLPSGVIHADLFRDNVLLDGNNISGFIDFYYACNDILLYDVAIAVNDWARREDGELDDELARAFLNGYQSERPLTEAERACWPVMLRGAALRFWVSRLQDLYQPVSGELTYTKDPEAFRRLLAAHRNRTTFWLD, encoded by the coding sequence ATGTCGGTTTACACAACAGTCAGCCGCGATAGCCTGCAGCAATGGCTGCAGGGCTATGCGCTGGGACAATTGGTTGATTTCCAGGGCATCGCAGCCGGCATCACCAATACCAACTACTTCGTCACCACCACGCAAGGCCGCTACGTGTTGACGCTGTTCGAAACCCTGCAACTGGAAGAACTGCCTTATTTCCTGTCGCTGATGAGCCACCTGGACAAGCATGGCGTGGCCTGCCCGGCGCCCATCGCCGACAACGCCGACCGCTTCGCCTCCCTGCTGGCCGGCAAACCGGCCTGCCTGGTCAGCTGCTTGGCAGGCCGTGACGTAAACCACCCCAACGCCACGCAATGCCGCGCGGTGGGCAAAATGCTGGCGCAGCTGCACAAGGCCGGCGCCACGTTTCCGCAAAAAATGCGCAACCCGCGCGGCCCGCGCTGGTGGAGCCGCACCGCCCAGCTGCTGTATCCGCAATTGCCTAGCGACAGCGCCGAAGCGCTGCGCGAGGAAATCCAGTTCCAGGACAGCCACCGTTTCGATCATCTGCCCAGCGGCGTCATCCACGCCGACCTGTTCCGCGACAATGTGCTGTTGGATGGAAACAACATCAGCGGCTTCATCGACTTCTATTACGCCTGCAACGACATTCTGCTCTACGACGTGGCCATCGCGGTCAACGACTGGGCGCGCCGCGAAGACGGCGAGCTAGACGATGAATTGGCCCGCGCCTTCCTGAACGGTTACCAGTCGGAGCGGCCTCTGACCGAGGCAGAGCGCGCCTGCTGGCCGGTCATGCTGCGCGGGGCGGCGCTGCGGTTTTGGGTGTCCCGATTGCAAGACCTGTACCAGCCGGTCAGCGGCGAACTGACCTATACCAAAGACCCGGAAGCGTTCCGCCGCTTGCTAGCCGCGCACCGGAACCGAACCACATTCTGGCTGGACTGA
- a CDS encoding YjbH domain-containing protein, producing MLFACGALAQPSLNGQIGYINMPSARVGEDGTLSLGYGYDKPYGILWTSTTILPWLEVSGRYVSISGVPGFTDQQYGGGYGRYKDKAIDTKFRLWEESRWVPEVSLSFTDIQGTRLWKGTNLMASKQLLPGLETTIGYGSGRIQGMFGGLRYTPSFLPNWSLVAEYDANNYSKDPAPFVGHTFATDERKKGPAIGIEYKWGWLGLQVARQRTHSSINAHIDIPLNVKEFVPKIQEPAYFSGGPDLPTRPTLAQWQESPDHARQLATALSNQDFKNIRIGMQRDTLVIELSNSRISNVGRAVGRAVRTALYFAPLETREIKVVYTELEQPVATYSFYDLPTLNDYLLGKVNRERFLQTVNIKPGRDEEAQPLDSRTLAQSLREGIDINVMNNRDADPIQVTSDDSEDNRFHLAPKMGVYFNDPSGAFHYDIMAEATYKRRLGKGLYLDSALSADLYNTITAVKQPSNSLLPHVRSDIADYKRVKSPKLNRLLVNQYLTLSPEVYARASAGIYEEMFRGAGGQILYYPGFNKNWAVDLSVDALQQRDVNGWFGKRDYQTITAITSLHYQLPMGITATARVGRFLAKDDGVRIEFSRRFRSGVEAGFWYTKTNGNDITSPGAPSKPYNDKGMFFSIPLNSLLTFDTRNVGNFSLAPWTRDVGQMVMTPGDLYDILRDPKRDINAYDGLGDFAERADEQNLPQVTPPMPSYQPWPMIRMRLEDSGNRWLDMNDKAAGLGLATLTVAAAAALDKPADRLFKNHQQNNLVKAWGKVGKNLPLATAALSGAAFALGDDRLSNTGLIALESAAVAVAGNEALKFAVNRARPGDDNAPWRSQPSGASRWQSSFGSNHSTVLFATLTPFAKEYDQPWLYGVAALGAAGRAASRDHWLSDLAVGGALGYATANWLWQSQRNNNRYHLGLDLAPQQVGLQWKINTP from the coding sequence TTGCTGTTTGCCTGCGGCGCGCTCGCCCAGCCCTCACTGAATGGGCAAATCGGCTACATCAACATGCCGTCCGCCCGCGTTGGAGAAGATGGCACGCTCAGCCTGGGCTATGGCTATGACAAACCGTATGGCATTCTCTGGACCTCGACCACCATACTGCCCTGGCTGGAAGTCTCCGGCCGCTATGTCTCCATTTCCGGCGTTCCCGGCTTCACGGATCAGCAATACGGCGGGGGCTATGGCCGCTATAAAGACAAGGCCATCGATACCAAATTCCGGCTGTGGGAAGAGTCGCGCTGGGTGCCGGAAGTCTCGCTGAGCTTCACCGACATCCAGGGCACCCGGCTGTGGAAAGGCACCAACCTGATGGCCAGCAAGCAGCTGCTGCCCGGCTTGGAAACCACCATAGGCTACGGCTCCGGCCGCATCCAGGGCATGTTCGGCGGCCTGCGCTACACGCCCAGCTTTCTGCCTAACTGGTCGCTGGTGGCGGAATACGACGCCAATAATTACAGCAAGGATCCCGCACCATTTGTTGGGCACACCTTCGCGACGGACGAGCGTAAAAAAGGCCCAGCGATAGGCATCGAATACAAATGGGGCTGGCTGGGCCTGCAAGTGGCTCGCCAGCGGACGCACTCCAGCATCAATGCCCATATCGACATTCCCTTGAACGTCAAGGAGTTCGTGCCCAAAATTCAAGAGCCGGCCTATTTCAGCGGCGGCCCCGATCTGCCGACACGCCCGACGCTGGCGCAATGGCAAGAGAGCCCGGATCATGCGCGCCAACTGGCCACCGCGCTGAGCAATCAAGACTTCAAAAACATACGCATCGGCATGCAGCGCGATACGCTGGTCATCGAGCTGAGCAATAGCCGCATCTCCAATGTGGGGCGCGCCGTAGGCCGCGCCGTGCGCACGGCCTTGTATTTCGCCCCGCTTGAGACGCGCGAGATCAAAGTGGTGTACACCGAGCTGGAACAGCCCGTCGCCACTTACAGCTTCTACGATCTGCCCACCCTCAACGACTATTTGCTGGGCAAGGTCAACCGCGAGCGCTTCCTGCAAACTGTCAATATCAAGCCCGGCCGCGATGAAGAAGCCCAGCCGCTGGATAGCCGCACCCTGGCGCAATCGCTGCGCGAGGGCATAGACATCAACGTGATGAACAACCGGGACGCCGACCCCATCCAGGTGACCAGCGACGACTCAGAAGACAACCGCTTCCACCTGGCGCCCAAGATGGGGGTCTATTTCAACGACCCCAGCGGGGCCTTCCATTATGACATCATGGCCGAGGCCACCTATAAGCGCCGCCTCGGCAAAGGCTTGTATCTGGATAGCGCGCTGAGCGCTGACCTGTACAACACCATTACCGCGGTCAAACAGCCGTCCAACAGCCTGCTGCCGCATGTTCGCTCAGACATCGCCGACTACAAGCGCGTCAAGTCGCCCAAGCTGAATCGCCTCTTGGTCAATCAATACCTGACCCTGTCGCCCGAAGTCTATGCGCGCGCCTCTGCGGGCATCTACGAAGAAATGTTCCGCGGTGCCGGCGGCCAGATCCTGTACTACCCCGGCTTCAACAAAAACTGGGCCGTGGACTTGTCCGTCGATGCCTTGCAACAACGCGATGTCAACGGCTGGTTCGGCAAGCGCGACTATCAAACCATCACAGCCATCACCTCTCTGCACTACCAGCTGCCCATGGGCATCACCGCCACCGCTCGCGTTGGGCGCTTCCTGGCCAAGGATGATGGCGTGCGCATCGAATTCTCCCGCCGCTTCCGCTCCGGCGTCGAAGCCGGCTTCTGGTATACCAAGACCAACGGCAACGACATCACCTCGCCCGGCGCACCATCCAAGCCGTACAACGACAAAGGCATGTTCTTCTCCATCCCGCTCAACAGTCTGCTGACCTTCGACACCCGCAATGTCGGCAACTTCTCGCTTGCGCCATGGACGCGCGACGTTGGCCAGATGGTGATGACGCCGGGCGACCTCTACGACATCCTGCGCGACCCCAAACGCGACATCAATGCCTACGATGGCCTCGGCGACTTCGCCGAGCGCGCCGATGAACAAAACCTGCCCCAGGTCACGCCGCCCATGCCCAGCTACCAGCCCTGGCCGATGATCCGCATGCGCTTGGAGGACTCAGGCAATCGCTGGCTGGACATGAATGACAAGGCGGCCGGCCTCGGTCTGGCCACGTTGACGGTGGCGGCCGCCGCCGCGCTGGACAAGCCGGCAGACCGGCTGTTCAAGAATCACCAACAAAACAATCTGGTCAAGGCTTGGGGCAAGGTGGGCAAAAACCTGCCCCTCGCCACCGCCGCGCTGTCCGGCGCCGCGTTTGCGCTCGGCGATGACCGTCTCAGCAATACCGGGCTGATCGCGCTCGAATCCGCAGCCGTGGCCGTCGCGGGCAACGAGGCGCTGAAATTCGCCGTCAACCGCGCCCGCCCTGGCGACGACAATGCGCCGTGGCGCAGCCAGCCCAGCGGCGCCTCGCGCTGGCAGAGCAGCTTCGGCTCCAATCACTCTACCGTGCTCTTCGCCACCCTCACGCCCTTCGCCAA